The Christiangramia forsetii KT0803 DNA segment AGACTCCATTATTCTCGCTCTTCAGGGTATGATCAATTTTCTTGCCAGCCTGAAAATCACCAAGATACAAATAGGCTTGTTGATTTATATATAACGAATTTTCCGACTGATCAGCTTTGGGCGCCACTACATTGATCAACTCATTAGATTGCATCAGCGCACTAAAATCTTTTTGATCATATCTGGGTTCAAGACCGTTTTTCTCAGGTAATATCCATATTTGGAGCATATTCAATTCTTCCTTTGAAGAGTTGAATTCACTATGTTCAACCCCTGTTCCGGCGCTCATTACCTGAACTTCCCCCGCTTCAATAATTGCAGTATGGTCCATGGAATCTTTATGTTTTATCTCACCTTTTAGAGGAATAGATATTATCTCCATATTCTCGTGCGGATGCGTGCCAAAGCCCATACCGGCTTTCACATAGTCATCATTCAATACCCTCAAAAGTCCAAATTGGACTTTATCCGGATTGAAAAAATTTGCAAAACTGAAAGAATAATTGGCGTTAAGCCATCCGTAATTTGCCGTACCCCTCGAATTTGCGGGATGTATTACTTTCTCCATTTTTTGTGGGTTCGTAAATTTGAAAGTCAAGTATTATGCAGTAATTTTGATTGTTAAATTTACAACTTAAAGCTAGGATTCTTTGTTATACCCTTGTTAAAATGAAGCAGGAAGAAAGTCTTACTCACGTATATTTGATGCCCGGAATGGCGGCAGATTCAGCTATTTTTGAGAATGTTCTTCTTTCTGAAAAAAAATTTGAAGTTCATTTGTTGGAATGGGAGATCCCGGAACCAGATGAAAGCTTGAAGAACTACGCAAAAAGAATGGTAAAGCATGTTCGTCATGAAGAAATTGCTTTGATTGGGGTTTCTTTTGGCGGGGTAATTGTGCAGGAAATGGCTAAGTTTCTTGATCTAAAAAGGTTAATTATCATTTCCAGTGTAAAATGCACGGAAGAATTACCTCCAAGAATGAAATTTGCTTCAAAGACAGGATTGTTTAAAATGATCCCAACGGGGCTTGCTACATATGTAGATCATTTTGAAAAGTTTGCCTTTGGTGACTTTTTGAAGAAAAGAGCAAAGTTGTATAAACAGTATATTTCTATTACAGATAAAGTTTATCTGGATTGGGCTATAAAGAATATGGTGAATTGGAAATGTGATAAACCTGACGAAAAGGTGATACATGTTC contains these protein-coding regions:
- a CDS encoding pirin family protein — its product is MEKVIHPANSRGTANYGWLNANYSFSFANFFNPDKVQFGLLRVLNDDYVKAGMGFGTHPHENMEIISIPLKGEIKHKDSMDHTAIIEAGEVQVMSAGTGVEHSEFNSSKEELNMLQIWILPEKNGLEPRYDQKDFSALMQSNELINVVAPKADQSENSLYINQQAYLYLGDFQAGKKIDHTLKSENNGVYVFLIEGNADVEGTTLKKRDAAGIWNTSKISLEFKIPSKVLLIEVPMN
- a CDS encoding alpha/beta hydrolase: MKQEESLTHVYLMPGMAADSAIFENVLLSEKKFEVHLLEWEIPEPDESLKNYAKRMVKHVRHEEIALIGVSFGGVIVQEMAKFLDLKRLIIISSVKCTEELPPRMKFASKTGLFKMIPTGLATYVDHFEKFAFGDFLKKRAKLYKQYISITDKVYLDWAIKNMVNWKCDKPDEKVIHVHGDKDEVFPIKNIQNAIVVEGGTHIMIINRFRWFNENLPELITSGKMENKTKNEKVN